From the Nonlabens marinus S1-08 genome, one window contains:
- a CDS encoding 3-oxoacyl-ACP synthase III family protein yields MYTSRIAGMGKYVPENIVTNDDLAEIMDTNDAWIQERTGIQERRHIKKDDDNTTATMGVKAAKIALERAQVDKDDIDLIVFATLSPDYYFPGCGVQVQEMLDIKTCPALDVRNQCSGFIYGLSVADQFIKTGMYKNILVIGSENHSGGLDFSTRGRSVSVIFGDGAGAAVLTRSDKDGHGILSTHLHSEGQHALELSLRGPSTDYWVPEIIEENPQGDDIPYYPYMNGQFVFKNAVVRFSEVIMEGLQANNLQVSDIDMLIPHQANLRISQFIQKKFQLSDDKVYNNIQKYGNTTAASIPIALTEAWEEGKIKEGDTVVLAAFGSGFTWGSAVINW; encoded by the coding sequence ATGTATACTTCTCGGATAGCTGGAATGGGAAAATATGTTCCAGAAAATATAGTGACTAATGATGATCTTGCAGAGATCATGGATACGAATGACGCTTGGATTCAAGAGCGTACGGGTATTCAGGAACGCCGTCATATTAAAAAAGATGATGACAATACCACCGCGACTATGGGGGTCAAGGCAGCTAAAATAGCTTTGGAACGCGCTCAGGTTGATAAAGATGATATCGACCTTATTGTTTTTGCTACTTTATCACCTGACTACTATTTTCCTGGTTGTGGTGTTCAAGTTCAGGAGATGTTAGACATTAAAACGTGTCCTGCCTTAGACGTGAGAAATCAATGTAGTGGTTTTATTTACGGTTTATCTGTAGCAGATCAATTTATCAAAACAGGAATGTATAAAAACATTCTGGTGATAGGATCTGAAAACCATAGTGGAGGACTGGATTTTAGTACGCGAGGACGTAGTGTGAGTGTCATTTTTGGTGATGGAGCAGGAGCGGCAGTTTTAACCAGGTCAGATAAAGATGGACATGGAATTCTTTCCACGCACCTGCATAGTGAAGGGCAACATGCATTAGAGCTTTCGCTGCGCGGCCCGTCTACAGATTATTGGGTTCCTGAAATTATCGAGGAAAACCCTCAAGGTGATGATATTCCTTATTATCCTTACATGAATGGACAGTTCGTATTTAAAAATGCGGTAGTGCGTTTTAGTGAGGTGATCATGGAAGGATTACAGGCCAACAATCTTCAAGTATCAGACATAGATATGTTGATCCCGCATCAAGCAAACTTGCGAATCTCTCAGTTCATTCAGAAGAAGTTCCAACTGTCTGACGATAAGGTGTACAATAACATTCAAAAATATGGAAACACGACCGCAGCGTCTATACCTATCGCATTGACGGAAGCCTGGGAAGAAGGTAAGATTAAGGAAGGTGATACGGTGGTGTTAGCAGCCTTCGGTAGTGGATTCACCTGGGGAAGTGCAGTGATCAATTGGTAG
- a CDS encoding CoA-binding protein translates to MSKKTLVLGASLKEQRYSNIAIYRLRKFNIETVAIGLRAGMVDDVKIHTDLVPFTDIDTVTLYLNPQRQVEYYDYILSLKPNRVIFNPGTENPEFYKMLRDQSVEVEVACTLVMLGTNQY, encoded by the coding sequence ATGTCTAAAAAAACTTTAGTTCTAGGCGCTTCTTTAAAGGAGCAACGCTATTCCAACATTGCGATTTACCGTTTGAGGAAGTTCAATATAGAAACAGTCGCTATAGGCCTGCGCGCTGGAATGGTGGATGATGTAAAGATACATACTGACCTTGTGCCTTTTACCGATATTGATACGGTGACTCTGTATTTGAATCCGCAACGGCAAGTGGAATACTACGATTACATTTTGAGTTTAAAACCTAACCGAGTCATATTCAATCCTGGAACAGAAAACCCAGAATTTTATAAAATGTTACGAGATCAGAGCGTGGAGGTTGAGGTTGCCTGTACGTTGGTAATGCTGGGGACGAATCAGTATTAG
- a CDS encoding sodium:solute symporter, translating to MDSFDILLTIAIYFTVLVAISFIVGRKGDSATFFRGNRSSPWYIVAFGMIGASLSGVTFISVPGAVEAGAMNYFQVVLGYIAGYAVIGLVLMPLYYRMNLTSIYSYLGDRFGSAAQYTGSSFFLLSRIVGASFRLYLVAGVLQTFVFDAMGISFWQTVTFTVLLIWLYTFKSGIKTIVWTDTLQTLFMLIAVGVAIYYISNSLDLNGISEITSFITDSDLSQIFFLDDWKSDQFFVKQFLAGAFIAIVMTGLDQDMMQKNLTCRNLGDAQKNIFWFTIVLTAVNFVFLVLGVLLTAFAKAENLQASKDALFPTVAMDGGLGMGIGLVFILGLVAAAYSSADSALTSLTTSFSVDIVKIENRFVEKKQQQLRKLFHIGFSLVLILVIVSFEYVIKDASVINKLFVFAGYTYGPLLGMFAFGILTKLHVNHKFVPFIAIASPFLTYLISYLSFTYSGFEFGFFVLLLNGAITFLGMFVGSLFSNQEQAHILRHEA from the coding sequence TTGGATTCTTTTGACATCTTATTGACGATTGCCATTTATTTTACCGTTTTGGTCGCCATTTCATTCATTGTAGGTAGAAAAGGAGATAGCGCTACTTTCTTTAGAGGCAATCGCAGTTCGCCATGGTACATCGTGGCTTTTGGGATGATAGGAGCGTCGTTGAGCGGTGTGACTTTTATTTCAGTTCCTGGAGCGGTAGAGGCTGGTGCTATGAATTATTTTCAAGTAGTTCTAGGCTATATCGCTGGGTATGCAGTAATAGGGTTGGTATTGATGCCTTTGTATTATCGAATGAATTTGACCTCCATTTACAGTTATCTGGGCGATCGATTTGGTAGTGCGGCGCAATATACGGGTAGTAGCTTTTTCTTATTATCCAGGATTGTAGGGGCTAGCTTTAGATTATACTTGGTCGCGGGAGTATTGCAAACGTTTGTGTTTGATGCTATGGGCATCTCGTTTTGGCAAACCGTGACCTTTACAGTACTACTTATATGGTTATACACCTTTAAATCTGGTATCAAAACAATTGTATGGACGGATACCTTGCAAACTTTGTTTATGCTCATTGCGGTAGGCGTTGCCATATATTACATATCAAACAGTCTTGACCTCAATGGCATTAGCGAGATTACCTCTTTTATAACTGACAGTGATTTATCACAAATCTTTTTCTTGGACGATTGGAAAAGTGATCAGTTTTTTGTGAAACAGTTTCTAGCCGGTGCTTTTATCGCTATCGTAATGACTGGACTGGATCAGGACATGATGCAAAAGAACTTGACATGTCGCAATCTTGGTGACGCTCAAAAGAATATTTTTTGGTTTACGATTGTGCTGACCGCTGTGAATTTTGTGTTTTTGGTATTGGGGGTGTTGCTTACCGCTTTCGCGAAAGCGGAAAACCTACAAGCTTCTAAGGACGCCTTGTTCCCCACAGTTGCGATGGACGGTGGTTTAGGAATGGGGATTGGATTGGTATTTATCTTAGGACTGGTCGCCGCAGCTTATTCCAGTGCCGATAGTGCGCTGACTTCCTTGACCACATCCTTCTCTGTGGACATTGTCAAAATTGAAAACCGATTTGTTGAGAAAAAACAGCAACAGCTGCGAAAGCTGTTTCACATAGGATTTTCTCTAGTCTTGATCCTGGTGATCGTGAGTTTTGAATACGTGATCAAAGATGCCAGTGTCATCAATAAGTTATTCGTTTTTGCGGGATATACCTACGGGCCTTTACTGGGAATGTTTGCCTTCGGAATTTTGACTAAGCTTCATGTCAATCATAAATTCGTGCCTTTTATTGCGATAGCTTCACCATTCCTAACTTATTTGATCAGTTACCTATCTTTCACCTACAGCGGATTCGAATTTGGATTTTTTGTACTGTTATTGAATGGCGCAATCACCTTTTTGGGAATGTTTGTTGGGAGTTTATTTTCTAATCAAGAGCAAGCTCATATTTTGAGGCATGAGGCATGA
- the recR gene encoding recombination mediator RecR, whose protein sequence is MNFSSKILEEAVSQVSQLPGIGKRTALRLVLHLMRQPEQNTDLLTDALLKMRHDLQFCKQCHNVSDTDLCEICASHNRDETIVCVVEDIRDVMAIENTSQYRGLYHVLGGKISPMDGVGPQDLKVASLVTRVKEQGVKEIIFALSPTIEGDTTNFYIFKQLGDLEVNTSTIARGIAVGDELEFADEVTLGRSILHRVPYENSVKN, encoded by the coding sequence ATGAATTTTTCCTCAAAAATCTTAGAAGAAGCCGTCAGTCAAGTTTCTCAGTTGCCAGGCATTGGTAAGCGAACTGCCTTGCGTTTGGTCTTACACCTCATGCGCCAGCCAGAACAAAACACAGATCTACTGACAGATGCGCTTTTAAAAATGAGACACGACTTGCAGTTTTGTAAGCAGTGTCATAATGTAAGCGATACGGACTTATGTGAGATTTGCGCGAGTCACAATAGAGATGAAACGATCGTTTGTGTGGTAGAAGACATACGCGATGTGATGGCTATTGAAAACACTAGTCAGTACCGTGGATTGTATCACGTACTAGGTGGAAAAATTAGCCCTATGGATGGAGTAGGTCCACAGGATCTGAAAGTTGCTTCTTTAGTAACTAGAGTAAAAGAACAAGGCGTCAAAGAAATTATTTTTGCGTTAAGTCCTACAATTGAAGGTGATACGACTAACTTTTACATATTCAAACAGCTGGGCGATCTAGAAGTAAATACTTCCACCATTGCGAGAGGTATTGCCGTGGGCGACGAGCTCGAGTTTGCAGATGAGGTGACTTTAGGGCGCAGCATCTTGCACCGTGTTCCTTATGAGAATTCTGTAAAGAACTAG
- a CDS encoding glycosyltransferase family 2 protein, which yields MKLSVIILNYNASVFLELCVESVTRALSSINSEIIVIDNDSTDDSMDRLMSRYKNIKTIRLDDNYGFSKANNIAVEQSKGEFICLVNPDVIVGEEVFEKSIAFYENNELNTDIGFCGIQLVDGSGTFLPESKRRIPKPLSALGKLLGYSGAYYDNRILKDQDAPTEVLVGAFMLAKKSVYQECGGLDERYFMYGEDIDLSYTALKAGYQNYYLGSLSAIHFKGESTVKDKASQQLFYSAMILFFKKHYPRAKFLSQFLSYMLPRITLSRKRTYLEDSATNPSLICVTEDSSFEPSWAEEKVPLGVLKTNEKAKARFIVDCASLSFKEVIQTIKESAGAFKTYRFLTQDRSAYAGSDTSENKGEVKKF from the coding sequence ATGAAGTTGAGCGTCATTATTCTGAATTATAACGCTTCAGTCTTTTTAGAACTGTGTGTGGAAAGTGTGACGCGGGCGTTATCGTCAATAAATTCAGAAATCATCGTCATTGATAATGACTCTACAGATGATAGTATGGATCGATTAATGTCTCGATATAAAAACATCAAAACGATTCGGTTAGATGATAATTATGGCTTTTCAAAAGCTAACAATATTGCTGTAGAACAGTCGAAGGGTGAATTCATATGCCTAGTCAATCCAGATGTGATTGTGGGTGAAGAGGTTTTTGAAAAAAGCATCGCTTTTTATGAAAACAATGAATTGAACACAGATATCGGATTTTGTGGGATACAATTAGTTGATGGTTCTGGTACTTTTCTTCCTGAGAGCAAGCGACGTATTCCTAAACCTTTGAGCGCTCTAGGAAAACTATTAGGATATTCTGGTGCTTATTACGATAACCGAATCCTTAAGGATCAAGATGCTCCCACTGAAGTTTTGGTAGGTGCCTTTATGCTTGCCAAAAAATCAGTCTATCAAGAATGTGGTGGTCTGGATGAACGTTATTTCATGTATGGCGAGGATATCGATTTAAGCTACACAGCCTTGAAAGCCGGCTATCAAAATTATTATTTGGGATCACTCTCCGCTATACATTTTAAGGGTGAAAGCACTGTCAAGGACAAGGCTTCGCAACAGTTATTTTACAGCGCAATGATCTTGTTTTTCAAAAAGCATTATCCTCGAGCTAAATTCTTATCTCAGTTTTTAAGTTATATGCTGCCTAGAATTACGCTTTCGCGAAAGCGAACTTACCTTGAAGACTCTGCTACAAATCCTTCATTGATCTGTGTTACGGAAGATTCGAGCTTCGAACCCAGTTGGGCCGAAGAAAAAGTGCCTCTAGGTGTCCTGAAGACTAACGAGAAGGCAAAAGCTAGATTTATCGTGGATTGTGCCTCCCTATCCTTCAAGGAGGTCATACAGACCATAAAGGAATCAGCGGGTGCCTTTAAAACTTACCGATTCTTAACTCAAGATCGATCTGCTTATGCAGGTAGTGATACCAGTGAAAACAAAGGTGAAGTCAAGAAATTTTAA
- a CDS encoding dihydrolipoamide acetyltransferase family protein produces MARFELKLPKMGESVAEATITSWLKNVGDTIEMDEPVLEIATDKVDSEVPSEVDGKLVEVLFEVDDVVQVGQTIAIIETDGGSSEETASNDVDTIEVADEAPSGYAEAATKTAEEQMEKGKETAGKNDYSASDSFYSPLVKNIAKQENISLSELESIKGTGMDGRVTKNDILQFVEDKKIGKVVTSSTQPSSPAAPPSHSAAPKQAPKATPVSVNGEDEIIEMSRMGKLISHHMVASVQTSAHVQSFIECDVTNIWNWRKKNKEAFQKREGENLTFTPIFMEAVAQAIKDFPMINIAVDGDKIIKRKNINLGMAAALPDGNLIVPVIKNADQLNLVGMAKAVNDLAGRARDGKLKPDDTQGGTYTVTNVGTFGSIMGTPIINQPQVGILALGAIRKVPAVVDTPQGDFIGIRMKMFLSHSYDHRVVNGALGGQFVQRVAQLLEGFDPNRSI; encoded by the coding sequence ATGGCTCGATTTGAATTGAAATTACCTAAGATGGGAGAATCTGTAGCAGAAGCTACTATAACCTCATGGCTTAAAAATGTAGGCGATACAATCGAGATGGATGAGCCGGTACTTGAAATCGCTACTGATAAAGTAGATAGTGAAGTGCCTAGTGAGGTTGATGGAAAGTTGGTTGAGGTGCTATTTGAAGTAGATGATGTTGTTCAAGTAGGTCAAACCATAGCTATTATTGAAACAGATGGTGGAAGCTCTGAAGAAACAGCATCTAATGACGTTGATACTATAGAAGTTGCAGATGAAGCTCCAAGTGGCTATGCTGAGGCTGCCACTAAAACTGCTGAAGAGCAGATGGAGAAAGGAAAGGAAACTGCGGGTAAAAATGATTATTCAGCCAGCGATTCTTTTTATTCTCCTTTAGTTAAGAATATTGCCAAGCAAGAAAACATTTCTTTGTCAGAACTTGAATCCATTAAGGGTACGGGTATGGATGGCAGAGTAACTAAAAATGATATTTTACAATTTGTAGAAGATAAAAAAATTGGGAAGGTGGTTACAAGCTCTACCCAACCTTCTTCACCAGCAGCACCTCCAAGTCATAGTGCCGCACCTAAACAAGCACCAAAAGCAACACCAGTATCTGTTAACGGTGAAGATGAGATTATTGAAATGTCCCGCATGGGTAAATTGATCTCTCACCACATGGTAGCATCTGTTCAAACTAGTGCTCACGTTCAAAGTTTTATTGAATGTGATGTGACGAACATCTGGAATTGGAGAAAGAAAAATAAAGAAGCATTCCAAAAAAGAGAAGGAGAAAACCTCACATTTACACCTATTTTCATGGAGGCAGTGGCACAAGCCATTAAGGATTTCCCGATGATTAATATTGCTGTAGATGGTGATAAAATTATCAAACGTAAAAACATCAATTTAGGAATGGCAGCTGCCTTACCAGACGGTAACCTTATTGTTCCCGTAATCAAGAATGCTGATCAACTGAATTTAGTAGGAATGGCAAAAGCTGTAAATGATCTTGCTGGACGTGCTCGAGATGGGAAACTAAAACCAGACGATACACAAGGAGGAACTTACACCGTTACTAATGTAGGAACCTTTGGATCTATCATGGGAACACCTATCATTAATCAGCCTCAAGTAGGTATTCTAGCGTTAGGAGCTATTAGAAAAGTTCCAGCGGTAGTAGATACACCTCAAGGCGATTTTATAGGAATCCGCATGAAGATGTTCCTTTCTCACAGTTATGACCATAGAGTGGTTAATGGAGCGTTAGGTGGACAGTTTGTTCAGCGAGTGGCGCAGTTGTTAGAAGGGTTTGATCCCAATCGATCGATTTAA
- a CDS encoding glycosyltransferase family protein, giving the protein MRILLVGEYSNFHNSLKHGLQLLGHEVTLVGDGDGFKDLPVDVLVASNYYRRNWFREKFKVGWWKVTGRNLEDNLRLARFRESEHLLKDFDIVQFINSNPFGCEPPVERKMLKYLVQNNGLCFLAACGDDYHYADYLTTRHDGYSILDAVKSDPALQPFLGHTYKYLGDGYQANYQWLLDRCEAIIPSNTDYAMSLTQQPKATEIIPAAIDTSKYDLEQNENLSVIQIFLGINRPNYWKKGINYFEEALEFIKAKYGAKVKITVAENLPYKEYMKQFQDAHILLDQVLSYDQGYNALEAMLRGKVVFAGAGDAYLNAHGLSEVPAVDAKPDISYLVDELSRFIEEPQSILEIGKKARAHVINLHDSRKIAGKYEVLFKS; this is encoded by the coding sequence ATGCGCATTCTGCTGGTAGGCGAATACAGTAATTTCCACAATTCGCTCAAACATGGTCTGCAACTATTAGGTCACGAGGTGACTCTCGTGGGCGATGGTGATGGATTCAAAGATCTCCCGGTGGACGTTTTGGTCGCCAGTAATTACTACAGGCGCAATTGGTTTCGCGAAAAATTCAAAGTAGGCTGGTGGAAAGTAACTGGCCGCAATCTTGAAGATAATTTGAGGTTAGCACGCTTTCGCGAAAGCGAACACCTTCTCAAAGATTTTGACATCGTACAATTTATCAATTCAAATCCATTTGGCTGCGAACCTCCCGTGGAGCGGAAAATGCTGAAATATTTAGTACAAAATAATGGTCTCTGTTTTCTTGCAGCTTGCGGCGATGATTACCATTATGCAGATTACTTGACGACCCGGCATGATGGGTACAGCATTTTAGATGCTGTAAAGAGCGACCCTGCACTCCAACCTTTTTTAGGGCATACCTACAAATATTTAGGTGATGGATATCAAGCTAACTATCAGTGGTTATTAGATCGATGTGAGGCCATTATTCCTAGCAATACAGACTACGCCATGTCCTTGACCCAGCAACCGAAGGCAACAGAAATTATTCCTGCCGCCATTGACACTTCAAAATACGACCTGGAGCAAAACGAAAACCTATCAGTCATCCAGATCTTTCTAGGAATCAATCGACCCAATTACTGGAAAAAGGGTATTAATTACTTTGAAGAAGCACTCGAATTTATCAAGGCAAAATATGGTGCTAAAGTAAAAATCACGGTAGCTGAAAATTTACCCTATAAAGAGTATATGAAGCAATTTCAGGATGCTCACATTTTACTGGATCAAGTATTGAGTTATGATCAAGGTTATAATGCACTAGAAGCGATGCTGCGTGGCAAGGTTGTTTTTGCAGGAGCTGGAGACGCCTATCTAAATGCGCATGGGTTGTCAGAAGTGCCTGCTGTCGATGCTAAGCCTGACATTTCATATTTAGTAGATGAGCTATCGAGATTTATTGAAGAACCTCAATCCATACTTGAGATAGGCAAAAAGGCTCGAGCTCATGTCATCAACCTTCACGATTCAAGGAAGATAGCAGGCAAATATGAAGTGCTTTTTAAAAGCTAA
- a CDS encoding glycosyltransferase family 2 protein, translating into MRNYTTDDLEILIATMDREDLLFLEAIFLKPLHEIPAHIVVVNQGKTKRLASDISTIRVINDPNYGLSRSRNLGLQHSQKDLLWILDDDCVIMPGSLQKIAEAHSLSDAAILTFQTVDPNGELVRNYEKVESSLSRKRIEKVLSPEITLKRSSILENGLSYNPRFGLGAQFQDSENHIFLMDALDKNVQIQFIPNTIVSHERSTSSDDADSNRVIYARGALAGRRNYYTAGWFQLKYALFLWRKGYVRNLKELIGKTRVFGHGVEDYLWGFESHRNHHLDL; encoded by the coding sequence TTGCGCAATTACACCACAGACGATCTTGAAATTCTCATCGCGACCATGGATCGGGAGGATTTATTGTTTTTGGAGGCTATTTTTTTGAAGCCTTTGCATGAGATTCCCGCGCACATTGTGGTTGTCAATCAAGGTAAAACAAAGCGATTAGCGTCTGATATCTCGACTATCAGAGTTATTAACGATCCTAATTATGGTTTGAGCCGCAGTAGAAACCTAGGGCTACAACACTCTCAAAAAGACCTGCTCTGGATACTGGACGACGATTGCGTGATCATGCCAGGCTCGCTTCAGAAAATTGCCGAAGCACATTCCTTATCAGATGCCGCTATACTTACATTTCAAACGGTTGATCCTAATGGGGAATTAGTTCGTAATTATGAGAAGGTGGAAAGTTCGCTTTCGCGAAAGCGAATTGAAAAAGTCCTCTCTCCTGAAATTACTCTAAAACGGTCCTCTATTTTAGAAAATGGATTAAGTTACAATCCCAGATTTGGATTAGGAGCGCAATTTCAAGACAGCGAGAATCATATTTTTTTAATGGACGCGCTTGATAAAAATGTTCAAATTCAATTTATTCCAAATACTATAGTGTCGCACGAGCGCTCGACCAGTAGCGACGATGCTGATAGCAATAGGGTTATTTATGCCAGAGGGGCACTTGCTGGCAGGCGCAACTATTACACCGCTGGTTGGTTTCAATTGAAATATGCACTGTTCCTGTGGCGTAAGGGTTATGTAAGGAATTTGAAAGAATTAATTGGGAAGACTCGTGTTTTTGGTCACGGCGTTGAGGATTACCTATGGGGTTTTGAGAGCCATCGCAATCACCATCTGGATCTATAG
- a CDS encoding sugar 3,4-ketoisomerase, producing the protein MKHQLIDIPKITDPRGNLAVIEGGTIPFKACRVYYLYDVPSDSHRGGHAHKQCESLLIALSGSFTVRLYDGKSWQNILLNKPDKGLLIPTMLWRELEDFSSGAVCLSIASHDFDEEDYIRELSEFELLASS; encoded by the coding sequence ATGAAGCATCAGTTAATTGACATTCCTAAAATTACAGATCCACGAGGTAATCTTGCTGTGATAGAAGGCGGCACGATACCTTTTAAGGCATGCCGAGTCTATTATTTATATGATGTGCCTAGTGATAGTCATAGAGGTGGTCATGCGCACAAGCAATGCGAATCTTTATTGATCGCCTTGAGCGGTAGTTTTACCGTCAGGCTATATGATGGGAAATCATGGCAAAATATTTTGCTCAATAAACCCGACAAAGGATTATTAATTCCTACGATGCTTTGGCGAGAATTAGAGGATTTTTCTAGCGGCGCGGTTTGTTTATCAATTGCCTCACACGATTTTGATGAGGAAGATTACATTAGAGAATTGAGCGAATTTGAATTACTCGCCAGCTCTTAA
- a CDS encoding glycosyltransferase family 2 protein, whose protein sequence is MNILVILPVYNKAATLSRAVNSVLQQTYTDYKILIVDDGSTDASASIAQDLKSDAVEVLVQKTNQGVSAARNIGLNYAQENNYTYVALLDADDYWQPTHLDTLIKLTQSFPNARAFATNYILKRPRKTYKTKFSNLLENEQQQLEFFFTNNFLNPVLRCSTVMVETKALETIGLFNKSYTHFEDIDWFIRIGMNVPVAFTKKVTVSIDETAMNRSDRVDMKLRRFPDFKTYDGNVENHEGLGKYLSLNRYAIALAYRMENDIKNATQYKQAIEMEHLNGKQTKLINMSRLQLKSLKKTQRVLGNLGFHLRAGE, encoded by the coding sequence ATGAATATTTTAGTAATCCTTCCGGTTTATAATAAAGCCGCCACCCTTTCTCGAGCAGTAAACTCTGTTTTACAGCAAACCTATACTGATTATAAAATTTTGATTGTCGATGATGGATCTACTGATGCCAGTGCGAGCATTGCGCAAGACCTGAAGTCTGATGCTGTTGAAGTACTCGTTCAAAAAACCAATCAAGGAGTGAGTGCTGCTAGAAATATAGGATTAAACTACGCCCAAGAAAACAATTACACCTATGTAGCGCTACTGGATGCAGACGACTACTGGCAGCCCACACATTTGGATACGTTGATCAAGCTGACTCAAAGTTTCCCTAATGCTCGAGCTTTTGCTACGAACTATATTTTAAAACGCCCACGCAAAACCTACAAAACTAAATTCTCTAATCTGCTAGAAAATGAGCAGCAACAGCTAGAATTCTTTTTCACTAATAACTTTTTGAATCCTGTACTGCGTTGCTCTACCGTGATGGTAGAAACTAAGGCGTTAGAAACCATAGGTTTATTCAACAAGTCTTACACTCATTTTGAAGATATCGACTGGTTCATTCGCATTGGTATGAATGTCCCGGTAGCCTTTACTAAAAAAGTCACGGTATCTATTGACGAGACCGCTATGAATAGATCTGATCGTGTGGATATGAAGTTGCGACGTTTTCCTGACTTTAAGACCTACGATGGGAACGTTGAGAATCATGAAGGGTTGGGCAAATACTTGAGTTTAAACAGGTATGCCATTGCCCTTGCCTACCGCATGGAGAACGACATTAAAAATGCCACTCAATACAAGCAAGCGATCGAAATGGAACATTTGAACGGAAAGCAAACAAAATTGATCAATATGAGTCGATTACAGCTTAAATCGCTCAAAAAAACACAACGCGTTTTAGGAAATTTAGGTTTTCATTTAAGAGCTGGCGAGTAA
- a CDS encoding glycosyltransferase family protein produces MSQLHIVSFDIPYPANYGGIIDVYHQIKCLSEKGVQITLHCFQYAGKKRQPHLEELCSKVYYYKRKIGVAGISTSLPYIVYSRRDSLLLDRLTRADGPIIFEGIHCCYYLNHPSLKDKTKVVRCMNIEHEYYKMLSSQASLPSKLFFKEEAKRLKRFEPVLKHAQHLLSISSHDHKHFQDQFKTPLVTKITAFHGNKLQELKPALGSYSLFHGSLDVIENEKAALFLINEVFLKFDYPLIIAGKNPTQKLIKAAEMNSNTTLIANPDVAQLQQLISHAQIHLMMATQASGLKLKLLTSLFNGRHVIANHKMMTEKQLEPLVSIASSPREWQEAIQSLSVKIFDKEDQDHRANSLKDFTDECSILKLMKTLNLGT; encoded by the coding sequence ATGTCACAGTTACACATCGTTAGTTTTGATATTCCTTATCCAGCTAATTACGGAGGAATTATCGATGTGTACCATCAGATTAAATGTCTTTCAGAAAAAGGTGTTCAAATTACGCTGCATTGTTTTCAATATGCGGGTAAAAAGCGCCAGCCTCATCTAGAAGAATTGTGCTCCAAAGTCTATTACTACAAAAGGAAAATAGGAGTTGCTGGAATATCCACTTCATTGCCCTATATCGTTTACTCCAGGCGTGACTCCTTATTACTAGATAGATTAACCCGGGCAGATGGCCCAATTATTTTTGAAGGTATTCATTGTTGTTATTATTTAAATCATCCATCGCTAAAGGATAAAACCAAAGTAGTTCGATGTATGAATATTGAGCATGAGTATTATAAAATGCTTTCTAGTCAGGCTTCTTTACCTAGCAAACTTTTTTTCAAAGAAGAAGCGAAACGATTGAAACGTTTTGAGCCTGTGTTGAAACACGCACAACATTTGCTTTCTATAAGTAGCCACGACCATAAGCACTTTCAGGATCAGTTTAAAACACCATTAGTTACTAAAATCACTGCCTTTCACGGGAATAAACTTCAAGAATTAAAACCTGCGTTAGGATCCTACAGCCTTTTTCATGGGAGTCTAGATGTAATTGAGAACGAAAAAGCAGCGCTGTTTTTGATAAACGAGGTTTTTCTAAAGTTCGATTACCCTTTGATCATTGCAGGAAAAAATCCAACCCAAAAATTGATTAAAGCAGCTGAAATGAATTCGAACACGACATTGATAGCTAATCCTGACGTTGCGCAACTACAACAATTAATTTCCCACGCACAAATTCATTTGATGATGGCCACGCAAGCCAGCGGGCTTAAATTGAAATTGCTTACTTCGCTATTCAACGGAAGGCATGTGATCGCTAATCATAAAATGATGACTGAAAAGCAATTAGAGCCATTGGTAAGTATTGCTAGTTCACCGAGAGAATGGCAAGAAGCCATCCAAAGTTTATCTGTGAAAATATTTGATAAAGAAGACCAAGACCATAGAGCTAATAGCTTAAAAGATTTTACTGATGAATGCTCTATTTTAAAGTTAATGAAAACGCTTAATTTAGGGACATGA